The Mytilus edulis chromosome 5, xbMytEdul2.2, whole genome shotgun sequence genomic interval TGTCGCCTAAACTCAACTCTCATACCTGtaatagtggtgtaacagtacgaaataagaacacactatcaaaattagttgaaaaggcttataaatatgtaaaaaaaaaaaaaaaaaggagagacagtagcataccgctgttcaatagtcacaAATCGATTAAGCATAACAAATCCTGGTCACAAACCGAAACCGAGTGAAACTTGTAATGGATATTCATAcaagtcattttacaaaattgcgTATCACTACTCGTACAGTTCGATATCATATGTCTTGTCTCGTTTTGTTTTTCTTACTCGTTATCATTTGAATGCGAcgtttaaattttacaaattcaGATTCAGTTCATATCATTCACCATAACAGTGAGTTATCGTCAAATTATTCTGTAGTTGGTTTTCTCAAATTATTGGGTCATAATTTGGAAATTGATAAATCCTGAcgaaaatgtctttttttttaaaaggatgatATGATTTATTTGCCACAGAGACAAAATTTACTCAAGAGATCACATGATGTAAAAGTTTACAataactatagatcaccgtatggTGGTCAACATTGAAAAATCAAACGATTAGCAAACTGTAACGACCTAACATGACTGTCGTAAAGCTTTTTAAACGAATATATTCAACCTCTaaacgaaaaaaataatatgatgaACAACAACAAAGGACCACTTTTGATAATATAACAGAAAGTAATATGTTATCTTATTGTAATTTGaagtaataaatttaaaagtcTATATAAAGACGGCCtttctttacaaaataaatcacgATCATACTTCATAAcgtcatttttcaaaaataaaaaataccgaTCACAATTAAGATAGCGGAAACTAACGTACCCGGTCTAGCACTTTGTTTTCTTAAGTATTTTCCGTTTAAAAGTCGTATGACAACGCTTGGTCAGTCGCTAATCAGGAAACAGATATTTTGTATCAtcattaaattattttgaattgctttgTATGTATCTTGTTCTTTGTCTAACTTTTTACGTATATATGTGTTTTCTCATGTGATTACGCTCATGTGATAACGTAAATCTACATTTCATGAGGAAATAATAATCAAGATTATCTTCAAGGCAaaataacatgtaaaaaatatttcgaCATGAAAATGTATGAGGACCTTATTAGAACAACGCCTGATGAACATATTTACAGTGATCATACATATGACAAAGTTGACGTAAGCAATAGTTGTACAAATCCATTCAAGAGGAAAACAAAGCGTCGTTTGATAGTGGTCCTTGTTGTCATTGTGATCGTTGTTGTAACGATAATATTTACAGCACTACTTATAGCAAAAGGTTGGTACAATTATGTGAAAtaaattgttgataaaaaaaataaacaaatttgagATAATGAAGGAGTAAAAACTAGGTAGCGTTTtccatttttgtttgattttgcatTTCAATATTCTTATCATAATAACTCAGAATTATACAAAGGTTGAAGCAATTTTTTGGGCATTATTATATAGTTGAATCCAATTACACCTTCAATCATTTCCTACTTCCCAGTAGAATTTAGGCATTGTTATAGAATGTCCATATAAAGAGCAAAACAGGTAGAAACTTAAAAAagccaaatttatcaaaacaGCAGTTTTCCGAAATCTGTAGGCATTTATggtttggttatatttataacttaaaaatatgaTGAGAAACTCTGATTACAAATACAGCATTACTTCTGATGAAAATTAATTCAGGAAAAATTTATTCTAACTATTTCGCCATCGCGTACAGTAGATCAAGTTTGTCATAAGAATATCatgaatttaagaaaaatatgtcaTTATGCGGTAACGTCATTGTTTATGTCAGGGTGTTACAGCAGTTTGTGTACTGCTTAAGATATAGGCATTGACAAAAACTATATTTGGCTATGTATGTCAAACTTGTGCAGTTACCGGCAAATATTTGCACGTACGTACAGACTATCAAAGGTCCTGTGGCTTCTTTCTTCTTCGAGTTCCCATTTACATTTCATTGGAGTTTACTTTCTTTTCAGAAAAAATGTCAAACACTTTAGAGACAACATACAGCCAACAAACGACTTCACCAAACCTTAAAATAAATGATACAGATGCATCAGGTAAGTCAATAAAACTGCAGTTTGTCAATTATCAACGGGACACCTTGCTGGATGTATAATTAATAATCTTCATGAATTTCATTTATTCTTTTACTTCATGTCAATTTATTTAGGCAGCAGTCGTTTTACCGATCTTCAAATGTCATATGTCTACAAGGTAAGCCTGCTTGCATGCAGTTCCCGCCATGCGAATTCAAACAATTGACATACAAGTGTAAATTTGGAACTTGACGAAAGCGCCCGACGGATTGCTTCAGAAAGTATCACATAAAAAGGTTGTTAACATGTGATTGCTGTAAAGACAAAAATTTAGCATGACATATATTaccaaataattacattagatgtatgtgtTACTTTGATTTGCTAACAGCAATCTCGCGTCATTCTGAAACCAACCTTCATTTTGTAACATTCATGATGTCACATAATGACACAATTAaatgcacaggtaaataaaagaaaaacttgatagtaATAGAAtagttttcatgatcatagcgaaCCAATGTAACTATAAGtaatgaatgcttcttttagtaatttcatagggttgtaaaagcgttgaccgtgtgtaCATTTGTATAATGaggcgcttccgcgcttcatacttaatgtacttcggtcaacgcttttacaaccccagaaaatttacaaaaaagaagcattcCATTCTAAAGTAAAAAGAtcttttttactaattttttttatgtttttacttttatCGACAATAAGGTGCAACCATTTTCACTCAGAGAATAGCTATATTAATGGATTTTTTTGCCAAACGTGAACCATGAATCTAAGGGCTCAATGAAGTTAAGATTCCCTATAAGCTCGAATGCAAACTGTGGCAAAACCTCAAAAGCATTACCTTTTTTTTACAGTTGGTTCTTAtgcgatttttttaaaaggaacaaGTCTACCGCTCATTAACATGGAAAAAAAACCGTATTTTTGTTCATGTTCATGTCTAACGACAGGAATTTGTAATCCAGTGTTATTTGATCGATTGTCGCTGTCTATCATAATCATTTACGGTGCTAATTTGGTCGTTGGAatttttccatatatttttttgttctttcagTTGTTATTTATGCCGAacttattattttcatcattgtCTTGGTCTTTAagggatagttgtctctttgtcTAATACaggattacaggctcctgaaatTGGACAGACACATTAAGAATGAGTCGTGCTAAAACATGTTTGGTAGTGTTCAACTCTCCTTATCTGGAACAATGTTGTatcagcacaacataagaactatACACATCAGTTGCAATAGGCTTATCTCAATAGATCGGAACAAAGCAGAAAAGCAAAATCATTAACACAAAGCAATATATGACTAATATGAATGTAGAAAATATGTGGTTCAACATAAACGGTAACATTTTTCCactcctagatttagatatttaaGTTTAACAAGAGAAACTTTACactaaaatttaggaaaaaagggacgatttttcgttccccctttttaattgatttttttttaacatttttgttcatCTGAACCCATTTTACGGTGTTTCTATATATCACTACTAGTTCGCTATGCCCGTCTCTGTTGTGAAGTTTTGGATTTCGATGAACCTAATCTATGTATGATTGTTAATTCATCAATCAAGTTAGGAGGGTTTTCTTACCACAAATTACTAGAAACCTTTTCTAACTTCTTCCAAAGATGAATTTAAATATGGTGAACCAATACCTGAAGTAGTAATCCCGCgggtgttgttgtctttattgtcGTTTATTCTACCAAAGATCTAAAGATTTGTTATGTAAGATTGGTTGTAAGATCATCTCCaggtttttggtagggttcgtattgcttagtctttagtttctaagttgtttttttgtgtactattatttttctgtttgtctttttcttttgtaacaattgagttgtcagtttatttttcgatcttTGATTTTtgctatccctctggtatcttacgTCCATCTtttgtgcgactgtcatacaagtgagaggtttcgtTAGTTAtaaagtttaatccaccattctaACGGGATAGAACATGTTATTTTTTTAGGAGATGTTGTTAACTAAGCCCAGAAATTTAGATATGATCCGGCTAAACTTATCGACCCTTTTGATAAACATATTCCAAAAGGTAACGCATTCAAAATCTTAATTGacctttcaaaatattttttttattggtactGATATTGATTTGAGTATAAgtaaatttggatcaaactaaatataatttttaCATACTTCTGTTCATTCATGATTCTATGTCAATACCTTCATCTTGGCTTTGCACAAGGGTATGTTTTACTCGGACTGTTAatgacatctttacactaaatccattgaatgctgtatgtgtactgattgatatatAAGTCTtagaaacatgattttttttataagttgttattagATTTGAAATAGCTGTCGGTACATGCGAGTACTCTAAGCTGTGTACTTAATGTGGTTGTTATTGTTGTTGTATCACATGATGTGTGTTAGATATATtcctgctttgtatcgatctgatgagttcagcctttttcaactgaattttatagtttgtttttgtaGTGTAGTGTTATAACATTGTCAATGTTAAGGGGTAGGGTTGGCGCACCTTATTTGACTCCAAAACATTCTGTATGGGTCTGTCTAAAGTCATGAGCTTGTAATGTAGTCGttgtttattgctgtatatcttATGAATTTTTTGTTCATTAACTTGTCCAAAAAAATCAAACCGTAAGATTTtttgacatttgtcatttcgggatcaaagcggtatgggttttactcattgttgttaatttctgtgtctttcgGTCTGTTgagcagagttgtctcattagcaatcatacaacaCCTTCTTGTTTTtatgcccacctacgatagtagaggggcattatgtttaacttttctggtctgtgcgtccgttcgtctgtccgttcgtccgcccgtccgtctgtccgttcgtccgtctgtcccgctccaggttaaagtttttggtcaagttagtttttgatgaagttgaagtccaatcgacttcaaacttagtacacatgttcccaaagatatgatctttctaattttaaccccaatttcacggtccattgaacatggaaaatgatagtgcgagtggggcattcgtgtactaaggacacattcttgttgtagtAATATTATCAAGTATACATTTTAGATGTTAACTGTAAAACTGGTTGGATAACAACTTCTGGTTTGAGATCCTGCTATCTTTTTAGTAGTAACGACGAAAAAGATTGGATAGGAGCGCAGGTAGTATAACTTTTGCATATGGATACGGTTTCTTCAAGATTgaagaaaattaagaaaaatgaatTGATATAATTCGTTTTAAAATGAAAACTCTAACGGTTGTAACCAAGTGTTATTGAACGATCGAAGCGAAAAATACGTTTATCATTTTGACATCTCATGCTAAAAAGGCTAGTTTGTCATTATATCGAACTTGAAAAATTCAGTAATATCAAAGGATATCAAATTCATTTCCGTTTTGAAACTTGTAAATATCGAGAAACTTCAGAATAGTAttcatcattcgtaaatataaatcaacatgcagatatcttatacattcaggtatttcacatccaatctgtTATGGTAATATTATTTACAAAGCACAACAATGTCGGCATTCCCGTCAAAAGCAAAACCAAACCTTTTagcagacttattaagaaggaatgTAGTTACGATACTGTCAGGTCATTAAAAATGGCTTATTTTGGTTTAAACAATGATTCACTCATagggaaataaacacatttattctaaaactatttttttggCGTGATacaggttatgtttttctcatatatattGTATGACAGTACGATtataaacccctaacaggagggattgtgcatgattttcatatgatgtaGACATAAATGTGTATATGCatcattgtcatttttctttgtttcttaTGTTACCTATTTTGACATCGTATTTGGATTTCTCTTAAGCTGAGTTTTACTAAGCGAATCGCTGCGTGTtattttctgcattggctagaggtataggtatCATGAATCCCGTCGCATCCTTTGCGCCTGTTCCaggtcaggagcttctggcccttgttagtcttatatgatttttgttttatatttggaattgagaacccaaaattcccaaaatttgtgccaaatacggttaaggtaaaaGTCACCCAAATTTGTAAATAACATACAAGAATCATGTTCTTTTTCAGTCAAGTTGCCATAACCTAGGCGGATCCTTAACAGATATAGAAACGAACAttgaaatgaattttataaaCCATGAAGTGAGGAGTCGGTTTATAGGTAAATTATAAAACTATTCTGATTCGTCATACTCcaatattttatgaatttgacCAAAACGATATTTCTAAAAATGATAAACGATATGGTATCAGAAAATAAAATGCATGGCACATCATGTTATTCAACTAAGCGACCATACCATCGTAAAATCTCactttttagaataaaaaatatagaaaacgaAAGCGTCATAAGGCATGTAATATCTTTACATAAATTTTGCtctttattttttgaaattttattgtcTGCGATTCAATTTTATATCTGAAGTGAGGTTCAGAAAGAAAAATTAAACGTGTGCATGTTTATGACCGAGATTATTTCTCCAATCAAATGCAGAATTAATTAATTTCCTACAAGAAGCGAATAATACCAAAGgaacataagtcgaaaataaatcataaattacttttataaattgttatttggatggagagctgtctcattggcactcataccacattttcctatatctatggctaaaaactaaagacaaacagacaaacaacagtacacaaaacacaacatagacaactaacaactgagcaacacgaaccccacaaaaagcTGGGAGGTGATTAAAGGTGATCTTTATGGGTATAACTATCATATTCCACGAAATTATTATGCTCCTGCTGTtatagcggagggggcattaagttttacccttgacCGTCCAAAAATTAGTTTCCTTTCTCTAATTTTGTTTTGCCTCAATCAATTTTATGAATCTTATACgcaatgctaattaccacaaaacacagacaGAGTTTTATAGTTTGGtgacgtcacttttaccgttctagagttatgccctatacaaatggaaatattgGTAAATTTTTCGTGTCAGTTcttttaactttagtttgtcttaagcaaatgttatgaaatttatacacaatggtAATTACATTCAAACACAGACCAGTGTTGTCGTCACTTAAACTGTTCTAGACTTATGCCCCTTAACAAAGGGAAAAATGCTGATTGTTTGGTTTCCAGTCTCTAACTTAGGTTTTCTTCAACCACATGTCAGTAAACCTATACacaaatgcttattaccacattaTACAGATCAAGTATGATTGTTTAGGCTGTCACTCtgactgttctagagttatgttcCTGTACAAAAGGACACATTGCTGAATTTAAGTTAAgcttgcctcaaccaaattttctGATACTTATACACACACAAGCTTTACTTGACTTTTATTAGACCGCTACTCGAATATGCATGTGAAGTTTGGGATAATATGGGTGTGGGTTATTGTAAAAAATTAGAACAGCTGCAGCTTGAGGCAGCCAGAATTGTAACAGGTCTTCCTATTTTTACAAGTAATAGAATTATTTATGATGAGATTGGTTGGGAAACTCTAGCTGAacgaaaaaaaaagaaggaagttacaattattctataatattcaacataataatgCACCAACCTATCTTTGCAATTCAATTCTACCAACAATCCAAAGTACAGCTGTTTATCCATTACGTAATGGGAATGATATAATATACCCTTTTTGTAGACTTTCATTAACCCAAGAGTCATTCATACCTTCAACAATACGACTGTGGAATAACCTTAATGTGGTGACACGCAACATTGACTCTTTAGGTAAATTTAAAACCGaactaaaaaatcttaaattgaatTCAAAAGCCCAAGTACCAAAACATTATGACTTTGGCAATCGTAAACTCAATATTATATTGACACAACTTAGGTGCTCAGCTTCTTTTGTGAACTATGATCTTAACAGAGTCAACATTATTTCAGATCCGTCTTGTAGTTGTGGTTCTAAGTTCGAAGATTCAcgtcacttctttttttattgtcctAATTATTCGAATATAAGAACCAAATTATTTAATAATCTACATTGGTTACCAGATAACTCTCTACTAAATTTGAACACCTTAACCTCCaacgataaaagagggacgaaagataccaaagggacagtcaaactcataaatctaaaacaaactgacaacgccatggctaaaaatgaaaaagacaaacagaaaaacaatagtacacatgacacaacatagaaaactaaagaataaacaacataaGTCTCTAactaatgttgaaaatgaaagaattgtAAAGAATGTATATGGATTTATTAAAGAGTCTAAGAGGTTTCAAATTGTGTAATGAAGCACATTATAAAGTGCAAATACATACATATTGTGTATAACCACTCACATCATCACACACCATCTTTTCAgagttcaaatattttatatatatatacataagtacgtctgagtcagtgacaaccctacaacagatgtatccatcggatcgccatcaatgatggtgatacatggctgtgtacataatgtatatacaactcgtctaaacatcaacccaacaatgttagatctgtaaatttgctttcgcaaatttttggttcttccctcgccgggattcgaaccatatatatatatatatattcattaaataaaataaaataataaaataagtaaaaagttaacagttccattctatcgatttcatccttccattggaTATGGAATTTTTAAATCACATTCCTGCCATAGTCCCGGAAGAAACACTATTAACAAGCTTTGATGTTACAAGTCTATACACAAATATTCCCCATGATCTAGGTCTTACATCCGTAAAATACTGGATCGAAGAAAAACGGGATGAAATTGACAGTAGATTTGAAACAAACTTCATACTAGAAGCTACCAAAATAGTTCTGgaagaaaatacattttatttcgaCGGAAACAAATACAGACAAATTAAAGGTACAGCCATGGGAACTAAAGTTGCCCCCACATACGCAAATTTAGTGATGGGATACTTAGAGCAACAGATGTATCGACAAATATCTGTCCAATTCGATCAAAATTTCTGTGATTATGTCATTAAATTTTGGAAAAGATATTTAGATGACTGTATAATATTTTGGAGCAGATcagaaaaagatttatataaatttaaagatcttATCAACTCCTTACATCCGTCGATTAAATTCACCATGGAAACCAGTGATACACAATTACCATTTTTGGATATCCTCATCTTAAAATCAGGCAGACATATAACAACGGATATTTATTATAAATCCACAGACACCCATCAATACTTAAATTTTCATTCGTGTCATCCGTCCCATACAAAACGAAATATACCTTACTGTATGGCCAGACGGATTTGTGCTATAGTATCTGACCATAACATTCGAGAAGTACGTTTGAAGGAATTAAAAGGATATTTGACACAACAGCTATACCCAGAGGGTTTAATCGAAAGTGGAATTCGAAAATCTAAACTCTTGACACTTCAAGAATTACGAACCCCGAAAGTGAAAGACACGGACGAAACCTTAAAGAAAATACCGTTTGTGAGTACACATGACCCGTATTTACCAAACGTTTTTTATACAATTAAATCAAACCTTCCGATTCTACACGAAAGTGAAACTATGAAAAAATTGATACCGGAAGAAAACTTAATCTACAGCCGAAGACAACCTAAAAACTTAAAGAAACACTTAACCAGAGCTCGGTTCGAACCGAAGGTTAATGACTTTGAAATAAAGTCTTGCGGAGATTCAAGATGCGGTGTTTGTGGCCAAGATACGAAATATTTAGAAACGGGtaaaatgaaatcattttaaGACGGCAAAAAATTTCATGTGAACGTCAATATGACTTGTAAGACAACAAACCTTATTTACTGCGTCACATGTCCTGGTTGTCACGAAAATTATATTGGACAGACCGAGAATAGCCTCTGTGAACGGGTGCGAGTtcacaaagaacaaataaaacacccacaatacagaaattcgccaattagtgcccatcttgacatttgtggtaaaaagcattttcaaataatgcctatttttaaatgtagacgggATGAAGCATATAGAAAAGAGATGGAACGTTATTTCATAACAACGTTCCGATCAAAATTAAATCCAGAGAACTTTTAATAACGAACAATGACGGAACGTCATAAACCTCCTTAACGACGTCGCCTATAGCGACACTACatcagttatcctgaagagtcccaatggaaggatgaaatcgatagaatggaactgttaactttttacttattttattattttatttaatgaatatatatatctgcacatgtgaaaattattttttacgcctatatatataatgttttgtttgtATGCATGCTTTGTAAATGTTctattgttataaattgttattggagaagactttataagtttgattaacttgtgtctcatccTTTTTGCACATttacgcaaataaaatatgtttaaactaaacactacttattactacaaaactcagatcaataacaaatttaagtagcatcacataaacaattcttcagttatgttcctGTATAACTTTAACAAATGATATACAAGCGGCagcatggacacattccccattatatttttctcatattttaACATACAACCTGATGTAATGTACTATTTTTGTACCTTCCCAGAGTGTTGTTCTTACAACATTGCACTTTATCCTGTATATGAATAAAGACGAGACTTTACAACAACCTTTATCCTTAAAACGTAACCTTATTGAAGTGTATGTAACCTACCTCTATCGAGTCTGCAATGAATGATATAGCATGACAGAACTACATTTtgccaaatataattaaaaatcatcaaatcaaAGTTTTAACAAATGCATATTGGTTAAAAGCATTTTTATGAACCTTTTATTTAAAGATTATTGGATAGGTGGAACAGACAACGGTACGGAAGGCATATTTAGATGGGAACCGAGCGGTCAACCATTTATTGTGACAACCTGGGGTCCTGGCGAACCGAACAATCTCGGTAATATCGAGCATTGTGTCGATTACCGTCAAACAGCGTGGAACGACGCTCCATGCGATACCAAAGTTAACTACATATGTGAAATTAAGGTAATACAAACACCAAAGATGCTAATGATTTAGTATGCAAGACGAGGGTTTTGTCGGCAGAAAACTCACCAGGGGCGCTCGAATCAAACAGTTTGAAGGCCAAATGAAATCAAATTATAAAGCataaattttcaaattctatataggtgttatccatttgtttaatgagttgagcttttgattttgccatttgattagaaacaTTCCGCTCATGAGTTAAAATTCATCAGTCAAAGTTAACACAGGAATTCAAATCATCATAGATCACATgaattaaaaaaacttaattaagCGCGTTACGCCTACAAAAGACTTAAGCGTGACGCTCGAATCACAAActttaaggccaaataaagtaagaagttgaagaacattgaggccCAAAATTccaataggattttttttaaatacagcttGGGTATAAAAAATCTTGGTAGTtagaataattcaaagttttgtatgcagttaatatataataatgattATGTCCATGATAATATAAtccatgtcaacacagaagtgctgacaaATTGAATGTCATTCTAATCGTTTGCCCATAGCGTATTTTGGTATTCGtcacattaacggtaccaattttactgcactaGATGCGCATTTTACGAAATATGCAAAGTTAAATTTTTATAAGGAACTAACAGAAGAAGAATAATTAATTGAAATTTCTAGATTGACTGCAATAGTATTTTCCCAAAAATCAAACAGATTTTGCAACTGAATTGCAACATATTGATTTAACTAAAACAATGTCTTGGCGAGCCGAACAATGTCGGTAATATCGAGGATTGTGTCAATTACTATCGACAGAATGGAACGACAGGATGGAACGACGCTAATTGTAATTCCAAATTTAACTACATTTGTGAAATTAAGGTAATGCAATTCAATCATCAAAGATGATTATGATTTTGTATGTGTAGCAGGAGGGGGTCAACGACAATTCAACAATGCCATAATATAGTCCTCCTGGGACATGTAGTGGTAGTACTTCAGCTCTACCTATATAGGTCTTGTTTTTCAATGTTTCACTATATTAACTAAACAAGAATTTTCCCACTGTAATATTTTATACACCAATAACATCAGTAAAGTTCAACAAATTGCATATAAACTCAACAATagtaaagtaacaaaaaaatacaacagataACTGTTCTGACCAATAGCCTTTCTTAAAAAGGAACTATTAAATATCTTAAACTTTATTTATTCACAAATTGACTTTATGAATATAATTCCACCCAACTTATCCTTAAATCAATAGTAACCAcctattttctatgttaaacggaCCTTATTTAAATTTAGCGCCGGAAAAGTATACCTATGTCTCTTGAGACGGTCCCTCACATTTAACTATCAATAATTACATACCTTAAAGGTCAAGGACACCGGAGTGTTTGTACACAAAAACGTGTTCGGCCCAAGTAGACTGATACAGTCTGGAGGGTTTGAGGGTGGCTTGATGCAAGCCGGCTCAATGCAGCAACTCCAAGATGTAGCAAACACTCCagtatttatactttttaaaacaatGGAATCAGACACCGTGAAAAACAACAAGTTTATTACGTAAGTGAGGAGATAAACACCGA includes:
- the LOC139524750 gene encoding galactose-specific lectin nattectin-like → MKMYEDLIRTTPDEHIYSDHTYDKVDVSNSCTNPFKRKTKRRLIVVLVVIVIVVVTIIFTALLIAKEKMSNTLETTYSQQTTSPNLKINDTDASDVNCKTGWITTSGLRSCYLFSSNDEKDWIGAQSSCHNLGGSLTDIETNIEMNFINHEVRSRFIDYWIGGTDNGTEGIFRWEPSGQPFIVTTWGPGEPNNLGNIEHCVDYRQTAWNDAPCDTKVNYICEIKV